TTAGAAATCGAAACGcaaactctctctctataaACGCTGGAATCTGCAAACACGAGATATAGAAAATTATTCATGATATTCAAAATCAAGATCAGTTCTGTTTTAATGTTACCTCAAATTTCTTAATCTCGAAAACCGTAATGATGATAGTTTCTCCTTCACAAGGCTCTGCAAATACACTTGAAATCTCCTAATATTTGAGACGCATAGTCAAGTTCCTTTGGTTAGAAGAGAAATCAAAGAATGATAATGGAAGAGGAACAAGCGAAACGATCTCAGTTCATAAAATCTCTCAGTATCCAAAGTTGAATGTAGTACAAATAGAACAGTAAGAACAAAGTCTCAATTTAAGAATAGGAAAACGACCTTGGTTTCAGGTTTAGCAATGTCGTGCTCAAAGAAAATAGGAGCAATAACTCCGAAAACGCGTCTGAAATTGTTCAATCTCGCAATTCTAAAGTTGATCAATTCAGGAAAAGTACTTCGTGCACTCCTTTCTGAATCGAAATCAAACTCACAAAATTGTTCACAAAGTCATAACACGAAATCAACCATccatgaatttaaaattacttcaatCGTACATACATACCGGAGAGGAGAGATCCATAGCCACAAACGGAAATGTAATCGCTGTCGGAGAAGATTGCTTCAAAATCGGACTCATCTCGCAGTTCATTCGGTTCTGCTTCACTCAAAATCAGGCTCATCTCGCAATTTTTTCGGATGGGAAGGGAAATGGGttggagagagagaaggaTGAGCCAATTGGAGAGTGAGTCGATATGTCACTGCTCGACCGAATCAGAAGCTCAAACAATGGCTTTAAACAGCCAATGGGTaataagataataaaaattaataaaagtaagCAATTATTGCTcagaatatattattattatattatatatccCATAATAATCTCTTAATACATcttttttcaaagtaaataaataaaagaagagaaaaatcggttgatgtttcatttttgtcactatactttattaaaatttagttcataataaatattagtttattttattattcaatccTTTTTTTGTGGtatctataatatttttattataaattttaaaagtatatttaccttgtgaatgaaaattgttttacaacttcaaaatcaaataattgtgGACAATGGAAGATATAAggactaaaattataaactatttgTGTAAAGTAGAGGGTTAAAATgatacttttaatatatatatatatataaataaagtaattaaaaatagtCTATGGCAtaataattacataaataataaaataaagtttaataattGATGATTTTCGGTCTTTAAATCAAAAGGTTCTCTACCGTTGTCTGCACGTGTGCAATTGCCGTGAGttgtaatatttaaatggCCAATAAGTGAtaggataataaaaaatagaatttaaatagaataataaaataaataatgagaaataatagaaaaataatatttgtaatatatgaAATGAGCAATGGATGAtaggataataaaaaaatagtattttaataaaataataaaataagtaacgataaatcattttattttatttttaaaacaataaaattgtgtGAGACATTGGAATGCTCAACACTTTAACATGGCCGTTGAAGTATTATGCTCTTTATATCACCATTGTTGTAGATCTTTAAGTGTTAATGCTTTTACTATAACCGACGAAAATACATTATCTTACTAAACTCTCTCAAAAGTTATTctcttgttttaattttcGAGCAAAGTCTTCACGAGTGTTTAGTATTTTGATCGAGACGGTGCAACTTCAATCAAgtattttggttattttattttggaaggAGTGTGACAATACCAAAAAATGTTTCCACTTCAAGTAGAGTTGCGAAGCATTCTAAATAGAGCACAATCCACAAATAAACCTTGGgttgagcaagaaattttgGCAAATTAAATCTTGCCACATCATcacaataaatatttgataattatatttttattgaattttgataattaagtttactcaaTTCAACCAAATTCAAGTCCAATAAGCAGATTAGCCAAGTCGAAGCAGATAGGCCCAAGCCCAATAAGGTAAATGGGCCCAAGCCTAAGTCCAAGCCCAATAAGGTAAATGAGCCTAAACTCAAGCCCAAACCCAATAAGTAAATGGGCCTAAGCCCACataatttctctataaatatagACATTTGCTATTCATTTGAGGGGGTCTTttgttgaaggaagaattTAAGCTATGAAGTATTGAAGCTTTGAAGAATTGgaaattcaaacttctataaaCTTCTTATCGACTTCGAGATCATCAtcttctgaaagattgaagacttggaagatcAAACTTTTCTTGAATTCTAAAATACCGAAGTTCAAATCgacttgcaactacaacatcATGAAAACCGAAGATCAAGAAGTTCTAAGatttaacttgtattcgagagaaagcatcaaatgagtaaatactagagatacatcatcaaatgagtaaatactagagattgtatCTGCTATATTCATCAACatacaaagttcaattccacgaAATACATTTGTTCGAAATCTCGTGTGGGACAATCTctacctttcatctctttctcttttgaagaaCATCTAAATAAATCATGACATCCAAAGTCAATACTTCCACAATTATCCAAGCCATTTGAGGTTAAGGGAGGCTCAATCATATGAGGAAATGTCATCCTTTGAGGTTACAAAGAACATTTGGGAACAATTGTCCAAGCCACCAAAAAGTGGAAttataatcaaagaaaatctTGTGATTGACgaacaaatttctttatgtGAACGCTCGAATGAGGAGATGCCTTATCCAAATATAATGTCAGTTATGGTGACTGACGTGGATACAAGTGAAGATAGAATGACTGGACTTGAAAAGAAGATCGACATGCTCATAAAGGCCgttgaagaaaaggataatGAGATTGCATCTCTCAAGAATCACATCGAACGTCGTGATGCTGCTGAATCAAGCCATacacatattataaaaaatactgACAAAGGGAAGACATTGCAAGAAAGTCAACCACAAAATTTGACCTCAATTGCATCGTTATCAATTCAACAGTTGCAAGAGATGATTGCAAATACCATTAAAACTCAATATGGTGGACCTGCTCAAACTCTCTCTTTGTATTCTAAACCATATAAGAAGAGAATCGACAATCTCAGAATGCCGAATAATGGATACCAACCACCCAAGTTCCAACAGTTTGATGGAAAGGGTAACCCAAGACAACATGTTGCTCACTTCATTGAAACATGTGAAACTTTTGGTACAAGAGGagatttgttggtaaaataGTTTGTTCGAACACTGAAAGGAAACACCTTCGACTGGTACATCGACCTGGAACATGAATTCATTGATAGTTGGGAGCAGCTTGAGGAGGACTTTCTCAATCGCTTTTACAGCACCCGACATATTATCAGCATGATGAAGTTGACAAATACCAAACAACGGAAAGGGGAGCCAGTCATCAACTACATAAATCGATGGAGAGCTCTAAGCCTAGATTGCAAAGACAGACTCACAGAAATGTCTGCAGTTGAGATGTGCACCTAAGGCATGCATTGGGaatttctctatattttgaaGGGGATAAAACCACGCACGGTTGAAGAGTTGGCGACTCGTGCCCATGATATGGAACTAAGTATCATACACAGAGGAACAAAAG
This DNA window, taken from Cucumis sativus cultivar 9930 chromosome 6, Cucumber_9930_V3, whole genome shotgun sequence, encodes the following:
- the LOC101211619 gene encoding uncharacterized protein LOC101211619 isoform X2, whose amino-acid sequence is MSLILSEAEPNELRDESDFEAIFSDSDYISVCGYGSLLSERSARSTFPELINFRIARLNNFRRVFGVIAPIFFEHDIAKPETKEISSVFAEPCEGETIIITVFEIKKFEIPAFIEREFAFRFLTVLPETLDGKLYHKPAVLCSRSTDEEFFQVKCKAAKGVDDVAYNNILDHTFLGDRCTTIREYLVTNGSSIMEEEPPKSLKFRYGG
- the LOC101211619 gene encoding uncharacterized protein LOC101211619 isoform X1; protein product: MSLILSEAEPNELRDESDFEAIFSDSDYISVCGYGSLLSERSARSTFPELINFRIARLNNFRRVFGVIAPIFFEHDIAKPETKEISSVFAEPCEGETIIITVFEIKKFEIPAFIEREFAFRFLTVLPETLDGKLYHKPAVLCSRSTDEEFFQVKCKGNKDIFLQYYGRHNVDKIWRDDILPCRVYLRHCILAAKGVDDVAYNNILDHTFLGDRCTTIREYLVTNGSSIMEEEPPKSLKFRYGG
- the LOC101211619 gene encoding uncharacterized protein LOC101211619 isoform X3; amino-acid sequence: MSLILSEAEPNELRDESDFEAIFSDSDYISVCGYGSLLSERSARSTFPELINFRIARLNNFRRVFGVIAPIFFEHDIAKPETKEISSVFAEPCEGETIIITVFEIKKFEIPAFIEREFAFRFLTVLPETLDGKLYHKPAVLCSRSTDEEFFQVKCKGNKDIFLQYYGRHNVDKIWRDDILPCRVYLRHCCKRCR